A stretch of Mytilus edulis chromosome 11, xbMytEdul2.2, whole genome shotgun sequence DNA encodes these proteins:
- the LOC139494621 gene encoding uncharacterized protein, with amino-acid sequence MADLPSDRLTPGPPFTFVGLDTFGPWQVLTRKTRGGSANSKRWAILFTCMTTRAVHIEVIESLSSSCFINSLRRFQSLRGQAKVYRSDRGTNFIGATDDSNIEAINVEDLTVKNFLCESGSVWKFNRTHSSHMGGVWERMIGVTRRILDAVILTSSSKSLTHESLTTFLAEVTAIINARPIAQISSDPEMPLILSPSILLTGKQDYLPVITDTYNLKDMYRAQWKHVQVLSDIFWKHWRSDYLQCLQQRRKWHVDKDDIKVGHVILMRDKSIYRGEWPLRIVEEVFKSDDGKVCKARLRIYKEGKAVTYTRPISEMVLLVD; translated from the coding sequence ATGGCGGACTTGCCTTCTGATAGACTAACACCAGGGCCTCCGTTCACATTTGTAGGTTTGGATACCTTCGGACCTTGGCAAGTATTAACTCGTAAGACACGTGGAGGTTCAGCAAATAGTAAAAGGTGGGctattttatttacatgtatgactACGAGAGCAGTTCATATAGAAGTGATAGAATCATTAAGCAGTTCCTGTTTTATAAATTCACTTCGTAGGTTCCAGTCATTACGCGGACAAGCCAAAGTGTATCGATCTGACCGTGGGACAAATTTCATAGGTGCCACAGATGATTCAAATATTGAAGCTATAAATGTTGAAGATTTGACAGTTAAAAACTTTCTATGTGAATCTGGTTCAGTATGGAAATTTAACCGTACCCACTCTTCCCACATGGGAGGAGTGTGGGAAAGGATGATAGGTGTCACACGAAGAATATTAGACGCTGTTATCTTAACTTCTAGTAGTAAAAGTTTGACTCATGAAAGTTTAACAACATTCTTAGCTGAAGTGACCGCTATTATTAACGCAAGACCCATTGCACAGATATCATCAGATCCGGAAATGCCTTTGATTCTAAGTCCATCAATCCTCTTAACTGGAAAACAAGACTACTTACCTGTGATAACGGACACATACAATCTCAAGGATATGTATCGTGCACAATGGAAACATGTGCAAGTTCTATCAGATATATTCTGGAAGCATTGGAGGTCAGATTATTTACAATGTTTGCAACAGAGACGTAAATGGCACGTTGACAAAGACGATATCAAAGTTGGTCATGTAATTCTTATGAGAGACAAATCTATTTACCGAGGAGAGTGGCCACTACGCATTGTGGAGGAAGTTTTCAAAAGCGATGATGGAAAAGTATGCAAGGCTCGCCTCCGCATTTACAAGGAAGGAAAAGCTGTTACATATACTAGACCGATTAGTGAGATGGTTTTATTGGTAGACTGA
- the LOC139494623 gene encoding uncharacterized protein PF3D7_1120000-like, with translation MAQSQPLPPETTVIHEHKMTEKGKELYHSHKIKYLKQIDGSWETIENLLEELSECSKELKPLRKLEKNILKSREKYCENSNQYIEFLTRKNNEDSNDALPTFKTEFKKCNEIIDNALQQIKTLKLTAAETMSVVPVESVRSNNSGKSGSISSSAMARKRVNAEVQRTKLQYAEQQTKLIKQKARLSELETQSKALKDREKAEVDADLALLKQQTEAAVAEVEVKVLEETESDRRSLSLQEDKEYLQKVKMTLTEKYVNEQFNEVEQLKSQDKNNNVPQDIPNNQDKFSSHTPAPRNQLNYVKEFAKISSRRFGSIDS, from the coding sequence ATGGCTCAATCACAACCACTTCCGCCTGAAACAACAGTAATACATGAACATAAAATGACAGAGAAAGGTAAAGAACTTTATCATTCACATAAGATAAAATACCTTAAGCAAATTGACGGTTCGTGGGAAACTATAGAAAATTTACTCGAAGAATTATCAGAGTGCTCGAAGGAGCTGAAACCTCTACGCAAACTAGAGAAAAACATTTTGAAGTCTCGTGAAAAATACTGTGAAAACTCAAATCAATATATTGAGTTTTTGACACGCAAGAATAATGAAGACAGTAATGACGCATTACCCACCTTTAAGACTGAGTTTAAAAAGTGCAATGAAATCATTGACAATGCATTACAACAAATTAAGACATTGAAATTAACCGCAGCTGAAACTATGTCAGTAGTTCCTGTAGAGTCTGTCCGTTCAAACAATAGTGGTAAAAGCGGCTCAATTTCGAGTTCAGCTATGGCTAGGAAGCGTGTAAATGCTGAAGTTCAACGAACAAAGTTACAATATGCGgaacaacaaacaaaattaattaagCAAAAAGCAAGATTAAGTGAATTAGAAACACAGTCTAAAGCCTTAAAAGACCGTGAAAAAGCTGAAGTTGATGCAGATTTAGCACTGCTTAAACAACAGACAGAAGCCGCTGTCGCAGAGGTCGAGGTCAAAGTTTTAGAAGAAACCGAGAGCGATAGAAGATCCTTGTCGTTACAAGAAGACAAAGAGTATTTACAAAAAGTGAAAATGACACTAACAGAAAAGTATGtaaatgaacaatttaatgaaGTGGAACAACTCAAATCTCAAGACAAGAATAATAATGTTCCGCAAGATATTCCGAACAATCAAGACAAATTTAGTTCACATACTCCGGCACCTCGGAACCAGTTAAACTACGTCAAGGAATTTGCCAAAATTTCAAGTCGACGATTTGGATCGATCGATAGTTGA
- the LOC139494622 gene encoding uncharacterized protein — translation MDLLVKWLGRESSKFSQNIRASNVNNPNAGLRRIWERLDERYGRPEMVEAAIKTKLQKFPKLTNKDHSRLYELLDILTQIESSKENEPFSNLLSYFDSSSGVLPIVDKLPYNIQEKWTTRASQYKLRNNVPFPPFSYLVQFIREVSAVKNDPAFIYSNTETSFSRKNETRKVNHGATSVFNRKTDVNIKQKEEKETVRCPINKANHHLNTCRAFKAMTYEERRKYLKDNNICFKCCHSTTRMSRNCTVTVKCDHCGSNYHITAMHVTAKSTCPDGGEKSSDTTQNANDQTVSSKCTLLCGFSGKSCGKTVQVRVYPKNFPDKAVNVYAILDDQSNRTLAKTELFDQLGINTSAIQYTMSSCAGRTIMNGRCAESLIVESLSGSGELEIHSVIECSAIPDEKSEIPTPDIAKSYPHLREIAHQILDLNPNIDIQLLIGRDVPEAHHVFRQLTGPKGTPFAQELFFGWVIIGDVCLGKVHKPNFVHVNKTNVMNNGRGTIFEPCINTLYVKENTELAHIRDNVHSQRCNNDPLFIKTKDDDKIGTSVQDRLFLNLMDSEFKKDSNGHWTAPLPFRPNRQRLPNNRSQAWKRAQILDKSFQQNFTKKTHFVEFMQKVLVSGAAEVAPIITDEECWYLPLFGVYHQNKPNQIRGVFDSSASFEGVSLNSVMMSGPDLTNNLLGILLRFRSDQFAATADIEQMFYQFYVREEDRNFLRFFWYKDNNPDNPLIEHLMCVNVFGNSASPAVATYGLRKTVENSNETFGSDVKTFVNRDFYVDDGLISLPESEQVIDLITRTQMALKTEGNIRLHKITSNSSDVMKAFPADDIGKDLKNLNLCEDYFPVQHSLGLAWDLNTDSFIFTPLQDDKPCTRRGILSSLNSIFDPIGFLSPLTISGKILLRDASPPGTDWDECLSQSFQEKWNEWRISVLSLRELSIPRMYIPMSISVMDNLEVHVFSDASEKAVAA, via the coding sequence ATGGACTTATTAGTTAAATGGCTCGGCCGTGAATCTTCAAAGTTTTCGCAAAATATTCGTGCGTCAAATGTGAACAATCCAAATGCTGGTCTTCGTCGTATATGGGAGCGTCTTGATGAACGCTATGGTAGACCTGAGATGGTAGAAGCtgcaattaaaacaaaactacaGAAGTTTCCAAAGTTAACAAACAAGGATCATAGTCGACTTTATGAGCTATTAGATATTCTCACACAAATAGAATCTTCGAAAGAGAATGAgccattttcaaatttattgtcATATTTCGACTCTTCTTCTGGTGTTTTACCAATTGTGGACAAATTACCATATAATATACAAGAGAAGTGGACAACACGTGCATCGCAATACAAACTGAGGAACAACGTACCATTTCCACCTTTTTCGTACTTGGTGCAATTTATCAGAGAGGTTAGTGCTGTCAAAAATGATCCCGCGTTTATTTATAGTAATACTGAAACGTCGTTTTCTAGGAAAAATGAAACACGGAAAGTTAACCATGGTGCAACGTCAGTGTTTAACCGAAAAACGGATGTTAATATTAAACAGAAGGAAGAGAAAGAGACAGTACGTTGTCCTATTAATAAAgccaatcatcatttgaatacTTGTCGAGCCTTTAAAGCAATGACTTATGAAGAACGCAGAAAGTATCTGAAggataataatatttgtttcaaatgcTGCCATTCGACAACTCGTATGTCACGAAATTGCACTGTAACTGTAAAATGCGATCATTGTGGAAGTAATTATCATATAACCGCTATGCATGTAACTGCAAAATCTACTTGTCCTGACGGCGGAGAGAAATCATCTGATACAACGCAAAATGCTAATGATCAAACAGTGTCATCCAAGTGCACGTTATTATGTGGATTTAGTGGTAAATCATGTGGAAAAACCGTTCAGGTCCGTGTGTACCCGAAGAACTTCCCAGATAAAGCCGTTAATGTGTACGCTATACTGGACGACCAAAGTAACAGAACTCTTGCTAAGACTGAGCTGTTTGATCAATTAGGTATAAATACATCGGCCATTCAGTATACTATGTCGTCTTGTGCTGGACGCACTATCATGAATGGTAGATGTGCAGAAAGTCTGATAGTTGAGTCATTGTCTGGTAGTGGAGAACTTGAAATACATTCAGTAATAGAGTGCAGTGCAATCCCAGACGAAAAATCAGAAATTCCGACTCCGGATATTGCTAAATCCTATCCCCATTTACGGGAGATAGCTCATCAAATATTAGATTTGAATCCAAATATAGACATTCAACTTTTGATTGGAAGAGATGTCCCAGAAGCGCACCACGTGTTTAGACAGTTGACAGGACCGAAGGGCACGCCATTTGCCCAGGAGCTCTTTTTCGGTTGGGTAATTATAGGCGATGTTTGCTTAGGCAAAGTACACAAACCAAATTTTGTCCATGTCAATAAGACTAATGTAATGAACAATGGTAGAGGAACTATATTTGAACCTTGTATTAACACTTTGTATGTAAAGGAAAACACTGAATTGGCTCATATCAGAGATAATGTTCATTCACAAAGATGTAACAATGACCCATTGTTTATTAAAACCAAAGATGACGACAAGATTGGCACATCAGTCCAAGACCGCTTGTTCCTTAATCTCATGGATTCTGAATTTAAGAAAGATTCAAATGGGCACTGGACTGCACCCCTCCCTTTTAGACCAAATAGACAACGATTGCCGAACAATAGGAGTCAAGCATGGAAAAGGGCTCAAATACTCGATAAATCTTTccaacaaaattttacaaaaaagactcattttgtagaatttatgCAAAAAGTATTAGTTAGCGGAGCAGCGGAGGTAGCTCCCATAATCACAGATGAGGAGTGTTGGTATCTCCCCCTTTTTGGCGTTTACCACCAGAACAAGCCTAACCAGATAAGAGGCGTATTTGATTCCTCAGCATCTTTCGAAGGAGTATCTCTCAATAGCGTTATGATGTCAGGACCAGATCTCACTAACAACCTACTTGGTATTTTGTTGCGTTTTCGCAGTGACCAGTTTGCGGCCACTGCTGATATAGAACAAATGTTTTATCAATTCTACGTGAGAGAAGAAGATAGAAACTTTTTGAGGTTCTTTTGGTACAAGGACAATAACCCAGATAATCCGCTTATAGAACATCTGATGTGTGTCAATGTTTTTGGCAATAGCGCTTCTCCTGCAGTGGCAACGTACGGATTACGTAAGACAGTTGAAAACTCTAATGAAACGTTCGGCTCAGATGTTAAGACTTTCGTTAACAGGGATTTTTACGTAGACGATGGGCTCATTTCCTTGCCTGAAAGTGAACAAGTAATTGATCTTATAACAAGAACACAGATGGCGCTAAAAACAGAAGGTAACATTAGGTTACACAAGATTACATCAAATAGTAGCGACGTAATGAAGGCTTTCCCTGCCGATGATATTGGAAAGGATCTCAAGAATTTAAACTTGTGTGAAGACTATTTTCCGGTACAACACAGCCTTGGCCTCGCTTGGGACTTAAACACCGATAGCTTTATATTTACCCCATTACAAGATGATAAACCCTGCACCCGTAGAGGTATTCTTTCGTCATTGAATAGTATTTTTGATCCGATTGGATTCTTGTCACCACTCACAATTAGCGGAAAGATTTTGTTGCGAGATGCATCCCCACCGGGTACTGATTGGGATGAATGTTTATCACAAAGTTTTCAAGAGAAATGGAATGAATGGAGGATCTCTGTTTTGTCACTTCGAGAACTTAGTATACCGCGTATGTATATACCTATGTCAATCAGTGTTATGGACAACTTagaagtacatgtattttcagACGCTTCAGAGAAGGCAGTTGCGGCTTAG